In Dermacentor andersoni chromosome 4, qqDerAnde1_hic_scaffold, whole genome shotgun sequence, the following proteins share a genomic window:
- the M6 gene encoding neuronal membrane glycoprotein M6-a isoform X1, translating into MTYSRKSYSYSSISRDKKCCSCTAIGCRRSCLRCLARVPFATLVATVMCCAGVAIFLGAVLRAVDSTLRMLEVVFERRSPYGPSELRAAALVAAALMGLLELCLLLVGCLTTGPTRERLGNRARVGGRLSCALLLALSYLALLAWIVLALFMAISALLCTLAGALCNQLRQEQQCLDLRQFEFMVSQETTPLRHTGEPLLLLCGAQRKEFCKDWVEPSGLLLWLGAAAALLVLLGLVQHLMCLAANYAHLRDQQKLLDLQLLQDLQDTEMTTLGSKDRF; encoded by the exons GTTGTCGACGATCATGCCTGCGCTGTCTTGCCCGGGTGCCCTTCGCCACCCTGGTGGCCACTGTCATGTGCTGTGCGGGGGTGGCCATCTTTCTTGGTGCTGTGTTGCGTGCAGTTGATTCCACACTGCGCATGTTGGAGGTTGTCTTTGAGCGCCGCTCTCCCTATGG ACCCTCTGAGCTGCGAGCAGCTGCTCTAGTGGCAGCGGCGCTGATGGGCCTGCTGGAGCTGTGCCTGCTGTTGGTGGGCTGTCTGACGACAGGGCCCACGCGCGAGCGCCTGGGCAACCGGGCCCGTGTGGGAGGCCGGCTGTCCTGTGCACTGTTGCTGGCTCTGTCGTACCTGGCGCTGCTGGCATGGATTGTGCTGGCACTGTTCATGGCCATTTCAGCCCTCTTGTGCACTCTTGCCGGGGCCCTGTGCAACCAGCTCAGGCAGGAACAGCAGTGCCTGGACCTGAGGCAGTTTG AGTTTATGGTGAGCCAAGAGACGACACCGTTGCGGCACACAGGCGAGCCACTGTTGCTGCTGTGTGGGGCGCAACGCAAGGAGTTCTGCAAAGACTGGGTGGAGCCCTCGGGCTTGCTCCTGTGGCTCGGAGCTGCGGCTGCACTTCTGGTGCTACTGGGCCTGGTGCAGCACCTCATGTGCCTGGCGGCCAACTACGCGCACCTGCGCGACCAGCAGAAGCTGCTTGACCTGCAGCTGCTTCAGGACTTGCAGGACACCGAGATGACCACACTCGGATCTAAGGACCGCTTCTGA
- the M6 gene encoding neuronal membrane glycoprotein M6-a isoform X2, with amino-acid sequence MGCRRSCLRCLARVPFATLVATVMCCAGVAIFLGAVLRAVDSTLRMLEVVFERRSPYGPSELRAAALVAAALMGLLELCLLLVGCLTTGPTRERLGNRARVGGRLSCALLLALSYLALLAWIVLALFMAISALLCTLAGALCNQLRQEQQCLDLRQFEFMVSQETTPLRHTGEPLLLLCGAQRKEFCKDWVEPSGLLLWLGAAAALLVLLGLVQHLMCLAANYAHLRDQQKLLDLQLLQDLQDTEMTTLGSKDRF; translated from the exons GTTGTCGACGATCATGCCTGCGCTGTCTTGCCCGGGTGCCCTTCGCCACCCTGGTGGCCACTGTCATGTGCTGTGCGGGGGTGGCCATCTTTCTTGGTGCTGTGTTGCGTGCAGTTGATTCCACACTGCGCATGTTGGAGGTTGTCTTTGAGCGCCGCTCTCCCTATGG ACCCTCTGAGCTGCGAGCAGCTGCTCTAGTGGCAGCGGCGCTGATGGGCCTGCTGGAGCTGTGCCTGCTGTTGGTGGGCTGTCTGACGACAGGGCCCACGCGCGAGCGCCTGGGCAACCGGGCCCGTGTGGGAGGCCGGCTGTCCTGTGCACTGTTGCTGGCTCTGTCGTACCTGGCGCTGCTGGCATGGATTGTGCTGGCACTGTTCATGGCCATTTCAGCCCTCTTGTGCACTCTTGCCGGGGCCCTGTGCAACCAGCTCAGGCAGGAACAGCAGTGCCTGGACCTGAGGCAGTTTG AGTTTATGGTGAGCCAAGAGACGACACCGTTGCGGCACACAGGCGAGCCACTGTTGCTGCTGTGTGGGGCGCAACGCAAGGAGTTCTGCAAAGACTGGGTGGAGCCCTCGGGCTTGCTCCTGTGGCTCGGAGCTGCGGCTGCACTTCTGGTGCTACTGGGCCTGGTGCAGCACCTCATGTGCCTGGCGGCCAACTACGCGCACCTGCGCGACCAGCAGAAGCTGCTTGACCTGCAGCTGCTTCAGGACTTGCAGGACACCGAGATGACCACACTCGGATCTAAGGACCGCTTCTGA